A single window of Candidatus Methanomethylicota archaeon DNA harbors:
- a CDS encoding methyl-accepting chemotaxis protein — translation MFRQKVMVKQQDIINNLEKLREYNKMVVTSMQQISQAAQQIAKGAQSTSMAINDILKKIEKSENMIKEVIKSRESATQEAQYGKELSDQTTNMAKSTMESLKELDSVLSNLKPIFNNLDEISRKISEVIDTIKDIADQTSLLALNAAIEAARAGEAGRGFAVVASEIRKLAEETRKSVDTTQQLVKKVQEAVAKTVEGIKEIYEKINTSSEKLLKSLQLLEELSKFTKKQSEGIINRAGAVQTAMDIVVSLKSSIGEVASSAEENAAASQEITSAIEEATSSLESNFSLIDNCLGILKNNNKK, via the coding sequence TTGTTTAGACAGAAAGTAATGGTAAAACAACAGGACATTATTAATAATTTAGAGAAATTGAGAGAGTATAATAAAATGGTAGTTACTTCAATGCAACAAATTTCTCAAGCTGCACAACAAATTGCAAAAGGAGCACAATCTACATCCATGGCCATAAATGATATTCTAAAGAAAATAGAGAAATCTGAAAATATGATAAAAGAAGTTATAAAATCTAGAGAAAGTGCAACTCAAGAAGCACAATATGGAAAAGAGCTTTCTGATCAAACAACAAATATGGCAAAATCTACAATGGAATCTCTTAAAGAATTAGACAGTGTACTTTCTAATTTAAAACCAATATTTAATAATCTTGATGAAATAAGTAGAAAAATTAGTGAAGTTATAGATACTATAAAAGATATTGCAGATCAAACATCATTATTAGCATTAAATGCTGCTATAGAAGCAGCTAGAGCAGGAGAAGCAGGAAGAGGTTTTGCAGTTGTAGCAAGTGAAATAAGAAAACTTGCAGAAGAAACAAGAAAATCTGTAGATACTACACAACAATTAGTTAAAAAAGTACAAGAAGCAGTAGCTAAAACTGTGGAAGGAATTAAAGAAATTTATGAAAAAATAAATACTAGTAGTGAAAAATTGTTAAAAAGTCTTCAATTATTAGAAGAGCTTTCTAAATTTACAAAGAAACAATCTGAGGGCATAATAAATAGAGCAGGAGCAGTTCAAACTGCAATGGATATAGTAGTTTCATTAAAGAGTTCAATAGGTGAAGTTGCTTCTTCTGCAGAAGAAAATGCAGCAGCTTCTCAAGAAATAACTAGTGCAATTGAAGAAGCTACTTCTTCTTTAGAATCAAACTTCTCACTTATTGATAATTGTTTAGGAATATTAAAGAATAATAATAAAAAATAA
- a CDS encoding MinD/ParA family protein → MVTSIVVHSYRGGTGKSTTTANLSVLLAALGKSVATIDMDITSPGLHVIYNVSAQMMKYTLNDYIYGKSALEDAVINLTQHLKLPRGALYFLGSSMRPEDIVKVIREGYSEGFFRHIAKNLEEIYDVEYVIFDTHPGLNEDTLLAVMSSDVSLLLMRMDKQDITGTYITTQILKKFGKISYVILNMVPANLAENVDLPSEVSSIIEATVIGVLPFYEEVLSNRSRGVFCINHPKHPYSSKMLALAKKLIELTTTENTIIDLIKR, encoded by the coding sequence TTGGTTACTTCAATTGTAGTTCATTCATATAGAGGTGGAACTGGAAAAAGTACTACAACTGCAAATTTATCAGTACTTTTAGCAGCTCTTGGAAAAAGTGTTGCAACTATAGATATGGATATAACATCTCCTGGATTACATGTTATATACAATGTTTCTGCACAAATGATGAAATATACACTTAATGATTATATATATGGAAAAAGTGCTCTTGAAGATGCTGTAATAAATCTAACTCAACATTTAAAACTTCCAAGAGGAGCACTTTATTTCCTTGGTTCAAGTATGAGGCCTGAGGATATTGTTAAAGTTATAAGAGAGGGATATAGTGAAGGATTTTTTAGACATATTGCTAAAAATTTAGAAGAAATATATGATGTAGAATACGTAATTTTTGATACTCATCCTGGTTTAAATGAAGATACTCTCTTAGCTGTAATGTCAAGTGATGTTAGTTTATTATTAATGAGAATGGATAAACAAGATATTACTGGTACTTATATTACTACACAAATTCTTAAAAAATTTGGAAAAATTAGTTATGTAATTTTAAATATGGTACCTGCAAACTTGGCTGAAAATGTTGATCTTCCTTCAGAAGTTTCTAGTATAATAGAAGCAACAGTAATAGGAGTACTTCCATTTTATGAAGAAGTATTATCTAATAGATCTAGAGGAGTTTTTTGTATAAATCATCCTAAGCATCCATATTCATCAAAAATGTTAGCTTTAGCCAAGAAGTTGATAGAATTAACAACAACAGAAAATACTATAATAGATTTAATAAAGAGGTGA
- a CDS encoding protein-glutamate O-methyltransferase CheR, producing the protein MISDYEINIIVKVLEKKGISFPSFKIDFIKRRIAIRMMLTGCKNIIEYCKFLKENPEEAKNLLDSTFINVSEFFRDPPLWRKLRDIIYNIKPLKIWSVGCACGEEPYSLAILLTEANISNVKIIATDIDEKALNFAIYGRYHQKSLINVPNYILNKYFQKEKDNTFIISDNLKKMIKFIKHDVMKDPLFVNCDIVLCRNVLIYFPKESQNIIIEKLWYSLKKGGIFVIGMGEVLDNKWTSYFEPYDIKLRIYRKK; encoded by the coding sequence ATGATATCAGATTATGAAATTAATATTATAGTAAAAGTATTAGAAAAAAAAGGCATATCTTTCCCATCTTTTAAAATAGATTTTATTAAAAGAAGAATTGCAATTAGAATGATGCTTACAGGATGTAAAAATATAATAGAGTATTGTAAATTTTTAAAAGAAAATCCTGAAGAAGCTAAGAATCTCTTAGATTCTACATTTATTAATGTTTCAGAATTCTTTCGCGATCCTCCTCTTTGGAGAAAACTTAGAGATATAATATATAATATAAAACCATTAAAAATTTGGAGTGTAGGATGTGCATGTGGAGAAGAGCCATATTCTCTTGCAATATTATTAACAGAAGCAAATATAAGTAATGTAAAAATTATAGCTACAGACATAGATGAAAAAGCTTTAAATTTTGCAATTTATGGAAGATATCATCAAAAATCATTAATTAATGTACCTAATTATATATTAAATAAATATTTTCAAAAAGAAAAAGATAATACTTTTATAATATCAGATAATTTAAAGAAAATGATTAAATTCATAAAGCATGATGTTATGAAAGATCCTTTATTTGTAAATTGTGATATTGTTCTTTGTAGAAATGTATTAATATACTTTCCTAAAGAGAGTCAGAATATAATAATAGAAAAACTTTGGTATTCTTTAAAGAAGGGAGGAATTTTTGTAATTGGAATGGGTGAAGTTTTAGATAATAAATGGACTTCATATTTTGAACCTTATGATATAAAATTAAGAATATATCGTAAAAAATAA
- a CDS encoding response regulator — protein MRKYISSIVKDLGEILEAGNGKDALELYIKNKPDLVIIDVNMPIMNGLEALSKMREINPNLKAIIITAYPLNKKKTDVESFITKPFNEEELLSLVKEMIKYDDYFTK, from the coding sequence ATGCGTAAATACATTTCTTCTATAGTAAAAGATTTAGGAGAAATTTTAGAAGCTGGAAATGGCAAAGATGCTTTGGAACTCTATATTAAAAATAAACCAGATTTAGTTATAATTGATGTAAATATGCCTATAATGAATGGATTAGAAGCATTATCAAAAATGAGAGAAATTAATCCAAATTTAAAAGCAATAATAATAACTGCTTATCCTTTAAATAAGAAAAAAACAGATGTAGAAAGCTTCATAACAAAACCATTCAATGAAGAAGAATTGCTTTCATTAGTTAAAGAGATGATTAAATATGATGATTATTTCACTAAATAA
- a CDS encoding chemotaxis protein CheW — protein sequence MRVGGGEVQAIAFLLDKEVYGIEVQQIKEIIKVRDYVTVPNAPNYIEGVINLRGQVTPIVSLRKIFGMEKKPLDENSRIIMVELESEVVGLIVDSVLGVISVMRNDIVKPPLLTSNNANSFITGIIRQDDQLIILIDVMKLMNNAKNNGFQNFMEVSQTSKF from the coding sequence ATGAGAGTGGGAGGTGGTGAAGTCCAAGCTATAGCTTTTCTATTAGATAAAGAGGTTTATGGAATAGAAGTACAACAAATAAAAGAAATAATAAAGGTAAGAGATTATGTTACAGTACCCAATGCTCCAAACTATATTGAAGGTGTTATAAACCTTAGGGGGCAAGTAACTCCAATTGTTAGTTTAAGAAAAATATTTGGTATGGAAAAGAAGCCATTAGATGAAAATTCTAGAATAATAATGGTTGAATTAGAATCTGAAGTAGTTGGATTAATTGTTGATTCTGTTTTAGGAGTTATTTCAGTAATGCGTAATGATATTGTTAAACCTCCATTATTAACTTCAAATAATGCAAATTCATTTATTACAGGTATTATTAGACAAGATGATCAATTAATAATATTAATAGATGTGATGAAGTTGATGAATAATGCTAAAAATAATGGATTTCAAAATTTTATGGAGGTGAGTCAAACTTCAAAATTTTAA